One window from the genome of Crassostrea angulata isolate pt1a10 chromosome 2, ASM2561291v2, whole genome shotgun sequence encodes:
- the LOC128174822 gene encoding uncharacterized protein LOC128174822 — MDVQHREFVKESSKEKYRTDYEHQNKVKKTSIEKYKIDLEHQRNVKKASTEKYKTDLEHQRNVKKASTEKYKTDLQHQRNVKKASTEKYKTDLQHQRNVKKASTEKYRTDLKHQERVKCISKNKYDTDLEHQTIVKERVLRKYKENETYRMKNKAANVHRYRTNESFKAAMQEKSARRYQTDSEVRSKMKNRSKTKYQLSEDLRKNKKIKVTQNRKLKQLNLEQEEEVIKSFKRLAMEGPNYVCSCCHRLLFKKQVQACEYQMYTKSESAKCISELCLTNKYLHECSESCQEGCTKSSLWICYTCHRKIMNGKAPAEAAVNGMMLEDVPPELTKLNSLEQHLIAIHIPFMKIMALPHGQQRNIHGPVVCVPSDMRKAANLPMHHDENLLLRVKLKRKLNYKGYFEYQFVSTKNVLSALSYLKENNHWYKDVKVESNLDEHPESHEEMPDAVVNTNETEEAEEEMVAFDTCLQPIDVAQEVLDHYFDDVYNIAPGEGKNPVRMLQEPGNEAKAFPCHFPSGRFSWNEERSEKLTLSRYFNNRLMNADNRFAKDSNYIFFSQYMSELNQVIEKTQISVRKSLSNCTSGKPVTLEMLQDPSTLSRLLRNDDAIRFMQPIRGTPAYWATAQKDLFAMLRQLGIPTWFCSFSAAEYRWNDAVKVILQQQNDDRNPDQMEWSEKNDVLRKNPVTVARMFEHRFQIFHKEVILSPAEPIGKVVDFFQRVEFQQRGSPHMHCLYWIQNAPSIDSDGVEAVCNFIDRYVTCAVPTENSDAELRKSVLEVQQHSKKHSKSCKKKGTECRFNFPRPPSQKTFITSVQEEESSDDCEIDSETMVNKAYAKDILVSVWDKIQDEDEEILTTEKLFDDLSLTQELYEEAHNMLSSKRSIILKRCPNEVWTNQYNRCLLKSWDANMDIQFVLDPFSCIVYIVSYISKAEREMGMLLKQTKLEAEEGNYDARQTMKKIGSAYLHHREVSAQEAVYRVCNLKMKECSRKVVFVPVGDNPVRLSKPLSLLKKKSSKDELINDEEDDENDVWMTNIVERYMNRPDNAVFHEMCLADFCSEFRVLARSQVPKTANQNVFELQNGKGYVQRRTRTQHAVVRYPRFNVERMSEKYHQSVLQLFLPHWTEAQLKPPGFDLYEDFYKTGHVKFSGSNRKQSVKTVVDMNHSRYARNEDVIDIAQEAYEMNGEPEDAWSRICPETEVLRREGIALKKDNPVPQEDSVDVIPDIDSDPHNADVMYHVQQNTISREQMMPVLQSLNETQREVFYLVRDWCLAKITGEKCEPMHLFVTGGAGTGKSHLIRAIHFEASRLLSRIMSDPERISVLLAAFTGTAAFNIGGNTLHHLFSLTKYFPLPYEPLGEQRLSELRVKIGDLQILIIDEISMVFKKLLYYIHERLVQIKKCREPFGGVCVIAVGDFYQLPPVKQRKDERLYKQNMTYPMDYWLDLFKVIELKEIMRQRDDMLFAQVLNSLRVRERNEPFTEEQSSMLEDCIREGPEDALHVFSTNDEVNTFNLTMLQKSCENLLEIDAKDYRKDKTSGKLILKNKPMTKSRSDGLPSTLILSIKARVMLTRNCNVEDGLVNGVMGHICRFVFEENSNTIVKAVGVVFDNKEVGKKSGQKTKDGNLVFIERVQEEIKDKITTVIRKIQLDCEKLYMLIQKLRQH; from the exons atggATGTTCAGCACAGAGAATTTGTGAAGGAATCGAGCAAAGAAAAGTACAGGACAGATTATGAACATCAGAATAAGGTAAAGAAAACAAGCATTGAGAAGTATAAGATAGACTTGGAACATCAGAGAAACGTGAAGAAAGCAAGTACTGAGAAGTATAAGACAGACTTAGAGCATCAGAGGAACGTTAAGAAAGCAAGTACTGAGAAGTATAAGACAGACTTACAGCATCAGAGGAACGTTAAGAAAGCAAGTACTGAGAAGTATAAGACAGACTTACAGCATCAGAGAAATGTGAAGAAAGCAAGTACGGAGAAGTACAGGACAGACTTGAAACATCAAGAAAGGGTGAAGTGTATAAGCAAAAACAAGTATGACACAGACTTGGAGCACCAGACTATCGTCAAAGAGAGAGTATTGagaaaatacaaagaaaatgaaacttACAGGATGAAAAACAAGGCTGCCAATGTTCATAGATATCGTACAAATGAAAGTTTTAAAGCAGCGATGCAAGAAAAATCTGCAAGAAGATATCAAACTGATTCTGAAGTtcggtcaaaaatgaaaaatcgcAGTAAAACTAAGTACCAGTTATCAGAGGACTTAAGGAAGAACAAAAAGATTAAAGTTACACAAAACAGGAAATTGAAACAATTGAACTTGGAACAGGAAGAGGAAGTTATCAAATCGTTTAAGAGATTGGCTATGGAGGGTCCGAATTATGTTTGTAGTTGTTGCCATagacttttgtttaaaaagcaAGTTCAAGCATGTGAATACCAGATGTATACAAAAAGTGAATCAGCAAAGTGTATATCTGAACTTTGTCTAACAAACAAGTATTTGCATGAGTGTTCTGAATCTTGCCAAGAAGGGTGTACTAAGTCATCATTATGGATATGTTACACTTGTCACAGGAAGATAATGAATGGCAAAGCACCAGCTGAGGCTGCAGTGAACGGTATGATGCTGGAAGATGTTCCACCTGAATTGACAAAATTGAACAGTTTAGAACAGCATTTGATTGCGATTCACATACCATTCATGAAAATTATGGCTCTTCCTCATGGTCAACAGAGAAATATACATGGACCTGTTGTTTGTGTGCCATCGGATATGAGAAAAGCTGCCAATTTACCAATGCATCACGACGAAAACCTGTTGTTACGTGTtaagttaaaaagaaaattgaattacaAAGGCTATTTTGAATATCAGTTTGTTAGTACAAAGAATGTCCTGTCAGCCTTATCATACCTTAAAGAAAACAACCATTGGTACAAGGATGTGAAAGTTGAATCAAATTTGGACGAACATCCAGAGAGTCATGAGGAAATGCCAGATGCTGTAGTTAATACAAATGAAACTGAAGAAGCTGAAGAGGAAATGGTTGCATTTGATACATGTTTACAACCAATTGATGTTGCACAGGAAGTTTTAGaccattattttgatgatgtgTACAACATTGCACCAGGCGAAGGTAAAAACCCAGTTCGAATGTTACAGGAACCTGGTAATGAAGCTAAGGCTTTTCCTTGTCATTTCCCAAGTGGTCGATTTTCCTGGAATGAAGAAAGGTCAGAAAAATTAACACTTTCTAGGTACTTTAACAATAGGTTAATGAATGCAGATAACAGATTCGCAAAAGATAGCAATTACATTTTCTTTAGCCAGTATATGTCTGAATTGAATCAAGTGATTGAGAAAACGCAAATTTCAGTCAGAAAATCTCTATCAAATTGCACTAGTGGGAAACCAGTTACATTGGAAATGTTGCAAGATCCAAGTACTCTTTCTAGGTTACTGAGAAATGATGATGCTATAAGATTTATGCAACCAATTAGAGGAACACCTGCTTATTGGGCAACTGCTCAAAAGGACCTCTTTGCAATGCTGCGACAATTAGGAATTCCAACTTGGTTTTGTTCGTTTTCTGCAGCTGAATATAGATGGAACGATGCTGTTAAAGTCATATTACAACAACAAAACGATGACAGAAACCCAGATCAAATGGAATGGTCAGAAAAGAATGATGTTTTAAGGAAAAATCCAGTAACAGTGGCTAGAATGTTTGAACAtagatttcaaatatttcacaAGGAAGTAATACTTTCCCCAGCCGAACCAATAGGAAAGGTAGTTGACTTCTTTCAAAGAGTTGAGTTTCAGCAGAGGGGATCCCCACACATGCATTGTTTATACTGGATTCAAAATGCACCGAGTATTGATTCTGATGGAGTTGAAGCTGTATGTAACTTCATTGACAGATATGTGACATGTGCTGTACCAACAGAAAATTCTGACGCAGAATTAAGGAAAAGTGTCTTGGAAGTGCAGCAACATAGTAAGAAACATTCGAAATCGTGTAAAAAGAAGGGTACAGAATGTAGGTTCAATTTCCCAAGGCCCCCATCCCAAAAGACCTTCATTACAAGTGTTCAAGAGGAAGAAAGCTCGGATGACTGTGAAATTGATTCTGAAACAATGGTAAACAAAGCGTATGCGAAGGACATATTAGTTAGTGTTTGGGATAAAATACAGGATGAAGATGAAGAAATCCTTACAACAGAGAAGTTATTTGATGATCTGTCACTAACTCAGGAACTCTACGAAGAAGCCCATAATATGTTATCATCAAAAAGGTCAATTATTCTTAAACGCTGCCCAAATGAAGTGTGGACCAATCAATATAACAGGTGCTTGTTAAAATCATGGGATGCTAATATGGACATACAGTTTGTATTGGATCCATTCAGTTgtattgtttatattgtttcCTATATTTCAAAGGCAGAAAGAGAAATGGGCATGTtacttaaacaaacaaaattggaGGCCGAAGAAGGAAACTATGATGCCAGACAGACAATGAAGAAGATTGGTTCAGCTTACTTGCATCACAGAGAAGTAAGTGCTCAAGAAGCTGTGTATAGAGTGTGTAACTTGAAGATGAAGGAATGTTCTAGGAAAGTTGTTTTTGTACCCGTTGGCGATAACCCAGTGCGATTAAGTAAGCCCCTGTCTTTGTTGAAAAAGAAATCTTCAAAAGATGAATTGATAAATGACGAAGAAGATGACGAGAATGACGTTTGGATGACAAACATCGTTGAACGTTACATGAACCGGCCGGATAATGCAGTTTTTCATGAAATGTGCCTTGCCGATTTCTGCTCTGAATTCAGAGTGCTAGCTAGATCTCAAGTTCCTAAGACGGCAaatcaaaatgtgtttgaacTACAGAATGGGAAGGGTTATGTGCAACGAAGAACCAGAACACAACATGCTGTTGTAAGGTATCCTAGATTCAACGTTGAAAGAATGTCAGAAAAATACCATCAATCTGTTCTGCAGCTTTTTCTCCCGCATTGGACAGAGGCACAATTGAAACCACCAGGGTTTGATTTATATgaagatttttataaaactgGACACGTGAAATTTTCTGGCAGCAATCGTAAACAATCAGTGAAGACAGTTGTGGATATGAATCATTCAAGGTATGCAAGAAATGAAGATGTAATTGACATTGCTCAGGAAGCATACGAAATGAATGGTGAACCAGAAGATGCATGGTCTCGCATATGTCCAGAAACAGAGGTTCTTAGAAGGGAAGGTATAGCACTAAAAAAAGACAACCCGGTACCGCAGGAAGATAGTGTGGATGTTATACCAGATATTGACAGTGATCCACATAATGCAGATGTGATGTATCATGTTCAACAAAACACGATCTCTAGAGAACAAATGATGCCTGTACTTCAAAGTTTAAATGAAACACAGAGGGAAGTATTTTACTTGGTGCGCGATTGGTGTTTAGCAAAAATTACAGGAGAGAAATGTGAACCAATGCATTTATTTGTAACTGGAGGTGCAGGCACAGGCAAAAGTCATCTCATTAGAGCTATTCATTTTGAAGCATCGCGTTTGCTTTCAAGAATTATGTCTGACCCAGAGAGAATATCGGTGCTTCTCGCAGCATTCACAGGGACAGCAGCTTTCAACATTGGCGGAAATACTCTACACCACTTATTTTCATTAACAAAGTATTTTCCATTGCCTTATGAACCACTTGGAGAACAAAGACTCAGTGAGTTGAGAGTAAAGATAGGAGATCTTCAGATTCTTATCATTGACGAAATATCAATGGTGTTCAAAAAACTGCTCTACTACATACACGAAAGACTGGTGCAAATTAAGAAATGTAGAGAACCATTTGGAGGAGTATGTGTTATAGCTGTTGGAGATTTCTATCAGCTTCCTCCAGTTAAGCAGCGAAAAGATGAAAGGCTTTATAAACAGAACATGACATATCCTATGGACTATTGGCTTGACTTGTTTAAGGtcattgaattaaaagaaattatgagaCAAAGGGATGATATGCTTTTTGCTCAAGTTCTTAATTCCCTTCGTGTAAGAGAGAGAAATGAGCCATTTACAGAGGAGCAAAGTTCTATGTTAGAAGACTGTATCAGGGAAGGACCAGAAGATGCTCTTCATGTGTTTTCTACCAACGATGAGGTAAACACATTCAATCTCACTATGTTACAGAAATCTTGTGAAAATTTATTAGAAATCGATGCTAAAGATTATAGGAAGGACAAAACATCTGGAAAATTGATACTGAAAAACAAACCTATGACAAAATCGAGAAGTGATGGGCTTCCAAGCACCCTGATCTTGTCCATCAAAGCAAGAGTGATGCTCACAAGAAATTGCAATGTAGAGGATGGACTTGTGAATGGAGTAATGGGTCATATCTGTCGATTTGTGTTTGAAGAAAACAGTAATACAATCGTTAAAGCTGTGGGAGTTGTTTTTGATAATAAGGAAGTTGGAAAAAAGTCAGGACAAAAAACAAAGGATGGGAATCTAGTGTTCATAGAAAGAGTGCAGGAGGAGATAAAAGACAAGATAACTACAGTG ATACGGAAGATTCAGCTCGATTGCGAAAAACTTTATATGCTGATCCAGAAGTTAAGACAGCATTAA